A window of Agrobacterium tumefaciens contains these coding sequences:
- the nadA gene encoding quinolinate synthase NadA, with the protein MNEPISAASLYDRVSRVIPKAEWMSFQDDVNAILALKRDRNAVILAHNYQTPEIFHGVADIVGDSLALARKAMEVEADVIVLAGVHFMAETAKLLNPEKTVLIPDMGAGCSLADSITPEDIALLRKAYPGVPVVTYVNTSAAVKAASDICCTSGNARQVVESLGVPRVLMLPDEYLAKNVARETHVELIAWRGHCEVHELFTADDIRELRESHPGVTVLAHPECPPDVVDAADFSGSTAVMSDYVTRERPARVVLLTECSMSDNVAVHHPDVEFIRPCNLCPHMKRITLGNIRTALEENRHEVTVDPAIAVAARRAVERMLNI; encoded by the coding sequence GTGAACGAACCGATTTCCGCTGCAAGCCTTTACGACCGCGTTTCCCGCGTCATTCCCAAAGCGGAATGGATGAGCTTTCAGGACGATGTAAACGCCATCCTCGCGCTGAAGCGCGACCGCAACGCCGTCATCCTCGCCCACAATTACCAGACACCGGAAATCTTCCATGGCGTGGCGGACATCGTCGGCGATAGCCTGGCGCTCGCCCGCAAGGCAATGGAGGTGGAAGCGGATGTGATCGTCCTCGCAGGCGTGCATTTCATGGCGGAGACGGCGAAGCTTCTCAACCCGGAAAAAACCGTGCTCATTCCGGATATGGGTGCTGGCTGTTCGCTCGCCGATTCCATCACGCCCGAGGATATCGCCCTTCTGCGCAAAGCCTATCCCGGCGTGCCTGTAGTGACCTATGTGAATACGTCTGCGGCCGTGAAGGCCGCCTCCGATATCTGCTGCACCTCAGGCAATGCGCGTCAGGTGGTGGAATCGCTCGGCGTGCCCCGTGTGCTGATGTTGCCGGACGAATATCTGGCGAAAAACGTCGCGCGCGAAACCCATGTGGAGCTGATAGCATGGCGCGGCCATTGTGAGGTGCATGAGCTTTTCACCGCTGATGACATCAGGGAACTCAGGGAAAGCCATCCCGGCGTCACCGTGCTGGCGCATCCGGAATGCCCACCCGATGTCGTGGATGCCGCAGATTTTTCCGGCTCAACCGCCGTCATGTCCGACTATGTCACCCGCGAGCGCCCCGCCCGCGTGGTGTTGCTAACCGAGTGCTCGATGAGCGACAACGTCGCCGTGCATCACCCGGATGTCGAATTCATCCGTCCCTGCAATCTCTGCCCGCATATGAAACGCATCACGCTTGGCAACATCCGCACGGCGCTGGAGGAAAACCGCCACGAAGTGACGGTTGATCCGGCCATCGCCGTTGCCGCGCGCCGCGCTGTGGAGAGGATGCTGAACATATGA
- a CDS encoding L-aspartate oxidase, which yields MRKGHPQAGWTVIVGSGIAGLMTALTLAPRPVLLLTRAALGGETSSAWAQGGIAASLGPDDRPALHLADTLAAGDGLCDEDLAVEIVSSAPAVIDALERAGVRFDRDAQGNYVFGLEAAHSRRRILHAEGDGSGAAIVSALAAAVLRTPSISVLDGTDVRRLLTQDGAVAGVACLGPKGCFTLPAAEVVLATGGLGGLYDATTNPPANFGQAIMLAARAGAILADMEFVQFHPTALSSTRRPLALVSEAVRGEGAVLVNESGDRFMAATPGGELAPRDIVARAINREIERGGKVFLDARKSPGSKFSTRFPAIDLLCREAGIDAARDLIPVRPAVHYHMGGVATDGNGRSSVPGLWVAGEAACTGLHGANRLASNSLLEAAAMGMRAAEDIAGRPASAGRAAATIPTLPLPDFPAPDLSLIRPIVSRHLGIARHAEGLTNAIRDLLPLAERNGAASDPALVALAVAVFAALRAESRGAHFRDDFPGRHAVATRRRLNLSNITTIAHEFVSSDRPAASFARSA from the coding sequence ATGAGGAAGGGCCATCCGCAAGCGGGCTGGACCGTCATCGTCGGAAGCGGCATTGCCGGTCTTATGACGGCGCTGACGCTTGCCCCGCGGCCCGTGCTGCTTCTCACGCGTGCCGCCTTGGGCGGCGAAACCTCCAGTGCCTGGGCGCAGGGAGGCATCGCAGCAAGCCTTGGGCCTGATGACCGCCCCGCGCTTCACCTGGCCGATACACTTGCTGCAGGCGATGGCCTTTGCGATGAGGATCTCGCAGTCGAAATTGTTTCATCGGCACCCGCCGTCATCGACGCACTGGAGCGGGCGGGCGTTCGCTTTGACCGCGACGCCCAGGGCAACTACGTGTTCGGGCTCGAAGCCGCTCATAGTCGGCGTCGCATTCTCCACGCGGAAGGCGACGGGTCGGGCGCTGCGATCGTCAGCGCGCTTGCAGCGGCCGTTCTTCGCACGCCATCGATCTCGGTTCTTGATGGCACGGACGTGCGTCGGCTGCTGACGCAGGACGGCGCGGTCGCCGGCGTTGCATGCCTCGGTCCGAAAGGCTGTTTTACCCTTCCGGCTGCGGAAGTTGTCCTGGCGACTGGCGGCCTCGGCGGGCTTTACGACGCGACGACCAACCCACCGGCCAATTTCGGGCAGGCCATCATGCTTGCCGCGCGCGCCGGCGCCATTCTTGCCGACATGGAGTTCGTGCAGTTTCACCCCACCGCACTTTCTTCGACCCGGCGGCCGCTGGCGCTGGTCAGCGAGGCCGTGCGAGGAGAAGGCGCGGTGCTCGTCAACGAAAGTGGCGACCGTTTCATGGCTGCCACGCCGGGTGGGGAACTCGCGCCGCGGGACATCGTCGCCCGTGCCATCAACCGTGAAATCGAGCGCGGCGGCAAGGTCTTTCTCGATGCGCGCAAGTCGCCCGGCTCAAAGTTCTCTACCCGTTTCCCCGCAATCGACCTGCTCTGCAGGGAAGCGGGGATAGACGCGGCCCGTGACCTCATTCCCGTCCGCCCGGCCGTGCATTACCACATGGGCGGCGTCGCAACCGATGGCAATGGGCGCAGCTCCGTGCCGGGCCTCTGGGTTGCCGGCGAAGCCGCCTGCACCGGCCTGCACGGGGCAAACAGGCTCGCCAGCAATTCCCTGCTCGAAGCGGCCGCCATGGGCATGCGGGCGGCGGAGGACATTGCCGGCAGACCCGCCTCCGCCGGAAGAGCGGCGGCAACTATACCGACGCTGCCCCTACCGGATTTTCCTGCGCCCGATCTCTCTCTCATCAGGCCCATCGTTTCACGCCACCTCGGTATTGCAAGACATGCAGAGGGACTGACCAATGCGATCCGCGATCTTCTGCCCTTGGCAGAGAGAAATGGCGCCGCATCGGATCCAGCGCTTGTTGCACTAGCCGTCGCGGTCTTCGCGGCGCTGCGCGCAGAATCGCGCGGCGCGCATTTCCGCGACGATTTTCCCGGGCGGCACGCCGTCGCCACGAGGCGCAGGCTGAACCTCAGCAACATCACCACCATCGCCCATGAATTTGTGTCGTCCGACCGCCCGGCGGCCAGCTTTGCGCGGAGCGCCTGA
- the nadC gene encoding carboxylating nicotinate-nucleotide diphosphorylase, giving the protein MTVSTLPPLPRLLLEPIVRNALLEDLGPAGDITSNAVVPADHRSVVVMAAREPGVIAGLDAAELAFQLVDPAIVMNRNVMDGATVEPGDIIATIEGPSRGLLTAERTALNFLGHLSGIASVTARIVAAIAGSKASVACTRKTTPGLRAMEKYAVRSGGGMNHRFALYDAVLIKDNHIAVSGSVRHAIRRAKTGVGHLVKIEVEVDTLAQLQEAMEEGVDAVLLDNMTPEQLREAVHFVAGRAITEASGRINPQTAPAIAASGVDLISIGWLTHSAPVLDIGLDFKAQG; this is encoded by the coding sequence ATGACCGTTTCCACCCTTCCACCCCTGCCCCGGCTCCTCCTCGAACCAATCGTTCGTAACGCCCTTCTGGAAGATCTGGGCCCGGCGGGCGACATCACCTCCAACGCCGTCGTTCCTGCCGATCATCGCTCCGTGGTCGTTATGGCCGCGCGCGAACCGGGCGTTATTGCCGGTCTCGATGCCGCGGAGCTCGCCTTTCAGCTGGTGGACCCCGCCATTGTCATGAACCGGAATGTGATGGACGGTGCAACGGTCGAACCGGGCGACATCATCGCAACGATAGAGGGCCCGTCCCGTGGCCTTTTGACGGCAGAGCGGACGGCGCTCAATTTCCTCGGCCATCTCTCAGGCATCGCTTCCGTGACGGCAAGAATCGTCGCGGCCATTGCCGGTTCCAAGGCTTCGGTCGCCTGCACCCGCAAGACGACACCGGGGCTTAGAGCGATGGAAAAATATGCGGTGCGCTCCGGTGGCGGGATGAACCACCGCTTTGCCCTTTATGATGCGGTTCTGATCAAGGACAACCATATCGCCGTCTCAGGGAGCGTGCGCCACGCCATCCGCCGCGCAAAGACGGGTGTCGGGCATCTCGTCAAGATCGAGGTGGAGGTCGATACGCTGGCGCAGTTGCAAGAGGCGATGGAAGAAGGCGTGGACGCCGTCCTCCTTGACAACATGACGCCAGAACAATTGCGCGAGGCGGTCCACTTCGTCGCCGGTCGCGCCATTACCGAAGCCTCCGGCCGCATCAATCCTCAGACCGCGCCGGCCATTGCCGCGTCCGGCGTCGACCTCATTTCGATTGGCTGGCTGACGCACAGCGCACCGGTGCTCGACATCGGGCTGGATTTTAAGGCTCAGGGTTGA
- a CDS encoding GlsB/YeaQ/YmgE family stress response membrane protein → MEDAQVGWIAAIIIGGVAGWLAEQFMKSNMGVFMNIILGIIGAIVANFLLGLVGISLGGWIGYLIAGFIGACILIAIGRAFRR, encoded by the coding sequence ATGGAAGACGCACAAGTTGGCTGGATTGCAGCAATCATCATCGGCGGCGTAGCCGGTTGGCTCGCCGAACAGTTCATGAAAAGCAATATGGGTGTTTTCATGAACATCATTCTCGGTATCATTGGCGCGATTGTCGCGAATTTCCTTCTCGGACTTGTGGGCATTTCGCTCGGCGGCTGGATCGGTTACCTCATCGCCGGCTTCATCGGTGCCTGCATACTCATCGCGATCGGGCGGGCATTCCGCAGGTAA
- a CDS encoding DUF3597 domain-containing protein gives MSFFDKIKNAIFGKAEAAPETSAPAATPTSTASPTATSPAAPAAPAPTTAAPAPAATGNVDVASILDAAVKKNGQKLDWKHSIVDLLKALDLDSSLTARKELASELGYTGDTSDSATMNIWLHKAVIKKLSENGGKVPAELLD, from the coding sequence ATGAGCTTTTTCGACAAGATCAAGAACGCGATTTTCGGCAAGGCCGAAGCGGCACCAGAGACCTCCGCGCCTGCCGCAACGCCGACATCCACCGCGAGCCCGACGGCGACAAGCCCGGCAGCACCTGCCGCGCCTGCGCCAACAACCGCGGCGCCGGCCCCCGCAGCAACAGGCAATGTTGACGTCGCCTCCATTCTTGATGCCGCTGTCAAAAAGAACGGCCAGAAACTCGACTGGAAACACTCCATCGTTGATCTTCTGAAAGCCCTCGACCTCGACAGCAGCCTCACGGCCCGCAAGGAGCTGGCGAGCGAACTGGGTTACACCGGCGACACTTCGGACTCGGCGACCATGAACATCTGGCTGCACAAGGCCGTTATCAAGAAGCTTTCCGAAAATGGTGGCAAGGTTCCGGCCGAGCTTCTCGACTGA
- a CDS encoding L-idonate 5-dehydrogenase, producing MRAIVAHGAKDVRIEERPEEMPGPGEVRLRLVRGGICGSDLHYYNHGGFGAVRLREPMVLGHEVSAIIEELGDGVEGLKVGGLVAVSPSRPCRTCRYCQEGLHNQCLNMRFYGSAMPFPHIQGAFREVLVADALQCVPADGLSGGEAAMAEPLAVTLHATRRAGDLLGKRVLVTGCGPIGILSILAARRAGAAEIIATDLSDFTLAKAREAGADRVINSKDEPDALAAYGADKGTFDVLYECSGAAVALAGAIPALRPRGIIVQLGLGGDMNLPMMAITAKELDLRGSFRFHEEFATGVELMRKGLIDVRPFITQTVDLDDAISAFEFASDRGRAMKVQIAFS from the coding sequence ATGAGAGCGATTGTTGCCCACGGGGCGAAGGATGTCCGCATCGAAGAGCGGCCTGAGGAGATGCCGGGGCCGGGTGAAGTGCGGCTTCGTCTGGTCCGGGGCGGAATCTGCGGCAGCGATCTGCATTATTACAACCATGGCGGCTTCGGCGCGGTGCGCCTTCGGGAACCCATGGTGCTCGGGCATGAGGTCTCGGCCATTATCGAAGAGCTGGGCGATGGTGTGGAGGGGTTGAAGGTCGGTGGGCTTGTTGCGGTTTCGCCCTCCCGCCCATGCAGGACATGCCGCTATTGCCAGGAAGGCCTGCACAATCAGTGTCTCAACATGCGCTTTTACGGCAGCGCGATGCCTTTCCCCCATATTCAGGGCGCTTTCCGCGAAGTTCTGGTGGCAGATGCATTGCAGTGCGTACCGGCCGATGGCTTGAGCGGTGGAGAAGCAGCCATGGCGGAACCCCTGGCGGTGACGCTGCATGCGACGCGCCGCGCTGGCGATCTGTTGGGAAAACGGGTGCTTGTGACTGGCTGCGGCCCCATCGGCATTCTTTCCATTCTCGCCGCCCGCCGTGCGGGTGCTGCTGAGATCATCGCGACCGACCTTTCCGATTTCACGCTCGCCAAGGCGCGTGAAGCGGGGGCGGACCGTGTCATTAACAGCAAGGACGAACCTGATGCGCTGGCGGCCTATGGTGCCGACAAGGGGACCTTCGATGTTCTCTATGAATGCTCTGGGGCTGCGGTGGCGCTCGCGGGCGCGATTCCGGCGCTGCGTCCGCGGGGGATTATCGTTCAGCTTGGTCTCGGCGGCGATATGAATCTGCCGATGATGGCGATTACCGCGAAAGAACTCGATCTGCGCGGATCGTTCCGCTTCCACGAAGAATTCGCTACCGGCGTCGAATTGATGCGCAAAGGCCTGATCGACGTCAGACCGTTTATCACGCAGACTGTCGATCTAGACGATGCTATCTCGGCTTTCGAATTTGCCTCGGACCGCGGTCGTGCCATGAAGGTGCAGATCGCGTTTTCGTAA
- a CDS encoding SDR family oxidoreductase, with product MSLKLFDLSGRRALITGSSQGIGFALAQGLSEAGADVVLNGRDEVKLDDAATRIKGAKTLPFDATDHAAVRSAIDQFEAEVGPIDILVNNAGMQHRSPLEDFPADAFERLLQTNIASVFHAGQAAARHMITRGRGKIINIASVQTALARPGIAPYTATKGAVGNLTKGMATDWAKYGLQCNAIAPGYFDTPLNAALVADPTFSAWLEKRTPAGRWGKVDELVGACIFLSSDASSFVNGHILYVDGGITASL from the coding sequence GTGAGCCTGAAATTGTTTGATCTTTCCGGGCGCAGAGCCCTGATCACCGGCTCGTCCCAGGGCATCGGCTTTGCGCTGGCGCAAGGCCTGTCGGAGGCGGGAGCCGACGTGGTGCTGAACGGCCGTGATGAAGTGAAATTGGATGATGCCGCCACGCGGATCAAAGGCGCTAAAACACTGCCCTTCGACGCCACGGACCATGCCGCTGTGCGCAGCGCTATCGATCAATTTGAAGCAGAGGTTGGTCCGATCGATATCCTCGTCAACAATGCCGGCATGCAGCACCGCTCTCCTCTCGAGGATTTCCCGGCCGATGCCTTCGAGCGCCTGCTGCAAACCAATATCGCCTCGGTATTCCATGCCGGTCAGGCAGCCGCGCGCCATATGATCACCCGAGGCCGCGGCAAGATCATCAACATCGCCAGCGTCCAGACCGCCCTCGCTCGGCCGGGCATTGCGCCCTACACCGCCACCAAGGGCGCTGTCGGCAACCTGACCAAGGGCATGGCGACGGATTGGGCGAAATATGGCCTGCAATGCAACGCTATAGCGCCTGGCTATTTCGACACGCCGCTCAATGCTGCACTGGTGGCTGATCCCACCTTTTCTGCGTGGCTTGAAAAGCGCACACCCGCCGGTCGTTGGGGCAAGGTGGACGAACTCGTCGGCGCCTGCATTTTCCTGTCGTCAGACGCTTCGTCCTTCGTGAACGGACATATTCTCTATGTCGATGGCGGCATTACCGCTTCGCTGTAA
- a CDS encoding NAD(P)-dependent oxidoreductase: MSEKNKVALIGAGAMGGAIGTRLIETGNHLTVFDLDAEKVSALTNLGAQSAGTAAEAASASDVVILSLNSPKIVRIAVFGKDGVAAGAKPGTLIIDTSSIDPEATKELAADAADKGLRWVDSPLSGGAPKALIGQLTLMAGGSEKDVTDAHRVLQHVASNYTHMGPCGAGQTTKLINQVLCGLNFLAVAEATQLALDAGVDAAKIPQALKGGRADSAILQEYMPRYVAKDYRRTGRIDNMVKDLNGAQDLARRTNTAMPLTAVCAEVHRMLTAAGLGGEDQAALMEFFGGAKRNLSG, translated from the coding sequence ATGAGCGAGAAGAACAAAGTCGCCCTGATCGGTGCTGGCGCTATGGGCGGCGCTATCGGCACGCGGCTCATCGAGACGGGCAATCATCTGACGGTTTTCGATCTCGACGCGGAAAAGGTGTCGGCGCTGACGAACCTTGGCGCACAGAGCGCCGGCACGGCTGCGGAGGCGGCTTCGGCTTCCGATGTGGTTATCCTCAGCCTCAACTCGCCGAAAATCGTTCGCATCGCTGTGTTCGGCAAGGATGGCGTGGCGGCCGGCGCAAAACCCGGCACGCTCATCATCGACACGTCCTCGATTGACCCGGAAGCGACTAAGGAACTGGCGGCTGACGCCGCAGATAAAGGCCTGCGCTGGGTGGACAGCCCGCTTTCCGGCGGCGCGCCCAAGGCGCTCATCGGGCAACTGACATTGATGGCCGGAGGTAGTGAAAAGGATGTGACCGATGCTCACCGGGTGCTCCAACATGTCGCAAGCAACTATACCCATATGGGGCCCTGCGGGGCGGGCCAGACCACCAAGCTTATCAATCAGGTTCTTTGCGGGCTGAACTTTCTCGCCGTGGCGGAAGCAACGCAGCTCGCACTCGATGCTGGCGTCGATGCCGCAAAGATACCGCAGGCGCTAAAGGGCGGGCGCGCCGACAGCGCCATCCTTCAGGAGTATATGCCCCGCTATGTAGCAAAGGATTACCGCCGGACCGGCCGCATCGATAACATGGTGAAAGATCTGAATGGCGCGCAGGACCTTGCCCGGCGAACCAACACTGCCATGCCACTGACGGCCGTCTGCGCCGAGGTGCACCGGATGTTGACGGCAGCCGGACTTGGCGGAGAAGACCAAGCTGCACTGATGGAGTTTTTCGGCGGCGCAAAACGCAACCTTTCGGGCTGA
- a CDS encoding aldose 1-epimerase, whose translation MTISTTGAGIAGVTVSGNGFSAEIAYEGATLLSWRPLSADGAGNENLIDGYLNPSDIGSQNGVRNGILAPFTNRIADGRFSFGGQDHRIEPVLAHEALVFHGFARALPFILVHSDKADDAHILLFRADIRPADFAGYPYRLTIEVEYRFSGHEVAIDIRGINRGEQTMPFAAGWHPYFRLPGTTSIDNLLLTLPSKTVIETDANLIPLRDPKGAVVKRDDIGFVQTPLSGHVLDLCFTDLNASENGLYETRLEDRNSGASLTVWQERGHMHVFTGDTLARGRRHSIALEPVETPTNAFNQPEFADAITLNPGETRSFRFGFRFDGQSTTR comes from the coding sequence ATGACTATTTCGACCACAGGCGCGGGAATTGCCGGTGTCACCGTTTCCGGGAATGGGTTTTCTGCCGAAATTGCCTACGAGGGCGCGACGCTCCTGAGCTGGCGACCCCTCTCTGCAGACGGTGCTGGGAACGAGAACCTCATCGACGGATATTTGAACCCTTCCGACATTGGCTCGCAGAATGGAGTGAGAAACGGCATTCTCGCACCCTTCACCAACCGCATTGCGGATGGTCGCTTTAGCTTTGGCGGGCAGGACCATCGCATTGAACCGGTACTTGCCCATGAAGCCCTGGTTTTTCACGGATTTGCCAGAGCCCTGCCCTTCATTCTTGTCCATTCCGACAAGGCGGATGACGCCCACATTCTGCTGTTTCGCGCCGATATACGGCCTGCCGATTTTGCGGGCTATCCATACCGGCTCACCATCGAGGTGGAATATCGTTTCTCCGGCCATGAGGTTGCCATCGACATCCGCGGCATCAACCGCGGTGAGCAGACCATGCCCTTCGCGGCCGGCTGGCATCCCTATTTCCGCCTGCCCGGCACGACGTCTATCGATAACCTTCTTCTTACGCTGCCCTCGAAGACCGTTATCGAAACAGACGCAAATCTGATCCCCCTTCGTGACCCAAAAGGCGCTGTCGTCAAACGGGACGACATTGGTTTTGTCCAAACGCCGCTATCAGGCCATGTGCTCGATTTATGCTTCACCGATCTGAATGCATCCGAAAACGGGCTTTACGAAACGAGGCTGGAAGACCGTAATAGCGGCGCGAGCCTGACGGTATGGCAGGAGCGGGGTCATATGCATGTCTTTACCGGCGATACCCTCGCGCGCGGCAGGCGCCACTCTATAGCCCTGGAACCCGTGGAAACGCCCACCAATGCGTTCAACCAGCCCGAATTCGCGGACGCGATAACATTGAACCCGGGAGAAACGCGCAGCTTCCGCTTTGGTTTTCGTTTCGACGGCCAATCGACGACGCGTTGA
- a CDS encoding Lrp/AsnC family transcriptional regulator, whose amino-acid sequence MIDDRDRRILAILQENAETPLADIAEEVSLSLSACSRRITRLRTEGYVTGTMALLDRRKINLPTTVFLLVRTGLHAEDWLDKFHAAVSTIPEIVEVHRLTGNFDYILKLVLPNVEYYDTVYKQILRRVQLYDMSAFISMETVKLSSSLPTTHI is encoded by the coding sequence ATGATTGATGATCGAGACCGCCGAATCCTTGCGATTCTCCAGGAAAATGCGGAAACGCCGCTCGCCGATATCGCCGAGGAGGTTTCGCTGTCGCTATCGGCCTGTTCGCGGCGCATTACCCGGTTGCGCACGGAGGGATATGTGACGGGCACGATGGCGCTGTTGGACCGGCGAAAAATCAATCTGCCGACCACGGTTTTCCTGCTGGTGAGAACGGGCCTGCATGCCGAGGATTGGTTGGACAAGTTCCATGCCGCCGTCAGCACCATACCGGAGATTGTCGAGGTTCACCGCCTGACGGGTAATTTCGACTATATTCTCAAACTCGTGCTGCCTAATGTCGAATATTACGACACCGTCTACAAGCAAATCCTGCGTCGCGTTCAGCTTTACGATATGTCGGCCTTTATCTCGATGGAGACGGTGAAGCTGTCGTCATCGCTGCCGACGACGCACATCTGA
- a CDS encoding aspartate/glutamate racemase family protein, whose product MKRIGLIGGMSWESTATYYRMINEAVRDSRGGLVSADIVMHSLDFSEVVALQKADRWDEAGALLGAAGARLANAGADCVLICTNTMHLVADTVEKMSGVALIDIIDETAAALKADGRRKPLLLATRYTMEHGFYTDRMRRQGIDVVVPEADDRAAIHDIIFGELCQGEIKSCSRERYLAVIEKARALGVDSVILGCTEISLLIDPNALPLPGYDSTAIHAEAAVAFALGNKAFDRAA is encoded by the coding sequence ATGAAACGCATCGGCCTGATTGGCGGCATGAGCTGGGAATCCACCGCAACCTATTATCGCATGATCAACGAGGCAGTGCGCGACAGCCGCGGCGGGCTGGTTTCGGCCGATATCGTCATGCATTCGCTCGATTTTTCCGAAGTTGTCGCCCTTCAGAAGGCTGACCGCTGGGATGAAGCAGGCGCGCTTCTGGGCGCTGCCGGCGCACGCCTCGCCAATGCCGGTGCCGATTGCGTGCTCATCTGCACCAACACCATGCATCTTGTCGCAGACACGGTCGAAAAAATGTCAGGCGTCGCCCTGATCGACATTATCGACGAAACCGCCGCCGCCCTGAAGGCGGATGGACGCCGCAAGCCATTGCTGCTCGCCACCCGTTACACGATGGAACACGGCTTCTACACCGATCGGATGCGTCGCCAGGGCATCGACGTCGTTGTGCCCGAAGCGGATGACCGGGCTGCAATTCATGACATTATTTTCGGCGAGCTCTGCCAGGGGGAAATCAAGTCCTGTTCGCGCGAGCGCTACCTTGCAGTAATCGAAAAAGCCCGTGCGCTGGGTGTTGATTCCGTCATTCTCGGCTGCACCGAAATTTCCCTGCTGATCGACCCCAACGCGCTGCCGTTGCCGGGTTACGATTCGACAGCCATTCATGCGGAGGCCGCGGTCGCCTTCGCGCTTGGGAACAAGGCGTTCGACAGAGCCGCGTGA
- a CDS encoding class II glutamine amidotransferase, with the protein MCRLFAYSGKPVWLDSLLIEPEASLVSQSMAAREAKTVVNGDGCGLGWYGERGTPGVFRDTRPAWSDANLAALCHQLRSGMFMAHVRSATSGEVSRANCHPFSHGQYLFMHNGQIGGYEQIRRDIDSLIPDDLYANRRGTGDSEAIFLIAAGLGLEADPVRAIATALRLCHKKMVAAGVSSALRFSAVLMDGDCVHAFRWSSDDKPPTLYWRMLDDGIALSSEPFSFDCTPWCAVPPNTSLTIRAGEMTAAPFFLQ; encoded by the coding sequence ATGTGCCGCCTCTTTGCTTATTCCGGTAAACCGGTCTGGCTCGACAGCCTTCTGATCGAGCCCGAAGCATCGCTGGTCAGCCAGTCCATGGCCGCGAGAGAGGCCAAAACCGTTGTGAACGGCGATGGCTGCGGCCTCGGCTGGTATGGCGAGCGCGGAACGCCCGGCGTCTTTCGCGACACGCGACCTGCCTGGTCGGATGCCAATCTGGCGGCGCTTTGCCACCAGCTTCGCTCGGGCATGTTCATGGCGCATGTGCGCTCCGCCACATCTGGCGAAGTTTCCCGCGCCAATTGCCACCCGTTCTCCCATGGCCAATATCTGTTCATGCATAACGGCCAAATCGGCGGCTATGAGCAGATCAGGCGCGACATCGATTCCCTCATTCCAGACGACCTCTATGCAAACAGGCGCGGCACCGGCGACAGCGAAGCCATTTTTCTGATTGCCGCGGGGCTCGGCCTTGAAGCCGATCCCGTCCGCGCGATCGCGACGGCGCTGCGGCTCTGCCATAAAAAGATGGTCGCGGCAGGCGTATCCTCTGCGCTTCGCTTCAGCGCCGTGCTCATGGATGGCGACTGCGTGCATGCCTTTCGCTGGTCGAGCGACGACAAGCCGCCGACGCTCTATTGGCGCATGCTCGATGACGGCATCGCGCTCAGTTCGGAGCCTTTCTCCTTCGATTGCACGCCCTGGTGCGCCGTTCCGCCGAACACCAGCCTGACGATCCGCGCGGGAGAAATGACGGCGGCACCTTTTTTCCTGCAATAG